The Vigna angularis cultivar LongXiaoDou No.4 chromosome 9, ASM1680809v1, whole genome shotgun sequence DNA window gtaaagaATTTTCAACTCGATGCATTCAAGAAtgcaaacacaagtagacttggcaagcttctaatatcaatacttaaaacatatgcatattcagatcaaaaggtcttttctgggttgtaatggggtcaaggacaggggaggataaaatatttggataagtagctacagctcagaagaaatagaggagcagtGGGGAAAAAGTGGAAATACAGtcaaatctcacccaaacctctaattcaatcatCTTCTCGACACCATtattcactcatttttttttctatttatttattattttttttattttatctcttctctctctttttttttcttttttttttcttaactgtaagagacaagatacaaaacatatttacaaaaatgaaacactaagaggaaccaactagccaattcattagaatccccaaggagaccacacttttTCACAAAACACTTCTATAGCTCTAGACTTTCCTAAGGTTTAGGTAATCATTGTTTTttacttaggatcagtgtatgagcttcaatcacaaagaaataaatacaatataggctcaaaggggttatcaaaggataataacaaagtaggcttatttggctaaagaggctcaagaaataaaattgcctttatcatttccaaaaatgcatataaatcaagtatataaaaaagaatcaagctaaggcatatgtgcaagcaatcaagagacatatcacacacaagaaagaaaataaagtggctcaaatctcacacagggtgtttgtcacaatcaaatcaatcTCTCAAAcgcataatcatctttccaagcagagaaaagcaaggatttgaAACCATAAGTATTAAtcaagtgaaggaaaaatctacaacttagacatcatccagaaatcaagagaaaaatgtaaaatttattgcacacaaaagacactaaaaacaacttaaaacagaaaaaatttaacactcaaaaacaaaaaatttaacacacaaaacaaagaaaattcagaatctctcccaatagaccacacttaaactacacattgtcctcaatgtgttctaAGCATACATCAGCAAACAAAACAGTAACAtgtcatggacaagtgcaataaagtaaggaaaaagggagagaaagaaaatgcaaaCTCCCGCAGATTATGGTGGAAGCTGCCAATTTTGGATCATCAGGGAGAGGTCTTCTACTTCAGGATCCAGCAATGAAGTtttgaggacgaactgcttcatcctccaaatcTGATCTAGCAGTGAAATGTTTTCAACCGCTGGATCGAAGTAGTGATTATTGATGAGCAGGTTCAGTAGGTGCCTGTTGATGTCGAAACTTTTGTGAATGCTGGCACCCTTGTCTTTCAGCATGGGTgcatgttggtcaaattcattCGTACCTCTTGCAATAGGGTTAGTGCAATATGGTTCCAAAGAAATTTCATGCAGGGGCATAACACCCAAATTATCATACTGAACCTTAGATATATCCTCacaacatgaatcaatttcaaaattacatgcaATATCAATATGAGAttcagattcatgttcaatgCATGGATAAGAAGTATTCAGATAGGATGACCAAAGTGGTTTCTCATCATGCAAAGagtgaaaattaagaaaaggcTCATCAACATTATGATTATCAACATACCTCTCAACAGCATAATCATCAAAACAATCAAATTGAGATATGTTGGTGGAAAATGCAAGTGGTCTACCTGGTTTGAAATTGCTGCTTATTTCTGCGTGGTCCTCAAAATATTCATCAGCAGTCTCCTCTGGTgcaagagtggccatctgcctgACCTGATCACTTAGATTCTTCATGGaagcttgagtttcctgctggatTTGCTCGAACTGAATgctctgcatggtcatctgctccattaactccttcaatgtaggctcagaagtTGAAGGCTGAGGAGTTATTTGAAAGGAAGCGTCATAAAATTGCATCTGCTGTTGTTGCTGCTGTTTTTGTTGCCTGTTGTAGATGTTCGTAGAATAAGCCTGAGGCGCATCAGAGGCAACAAGGTGCTGCAAAGAAGGACATGCATCTGTATAGTGGTTACTGGAAAGACAAATAGCACATAGTCGTGCAATAGATGCAGATGGAGATGCAGATCTCCGGTTGGTAGTCAACTGTGTCACCAACTTCGCAAGAGAGTCGATCTTGCCGTCCAACTtgctttcaaaatttaataaagacTGGGCAACATCATCATGTACGCCCCTCACCAGAGGATGCGCAATATTGTTCTCATTACAGAAATTAGCAGAATTATAATCAGAGCACCATACAAAAGGAGATTCATAATTAGAGGTATCGGCAGAATAAGCACtgttcacaaaattaaaataggtagacatctagaaagaaaaattcgaaacaaataaaacataggaatttttttttgaattaacaGATAAAATACATATGACACGCATACAGAAaatagaacatcacatcacaacacaaaataaaacacaacacaattaaacatgcttcaagcacaaacaagacagaacaatttttttttttaattaattattatttttttaattaacacacataatacaaaacacaacacaataaaaatataaaagacaaaacatatattaacataacataaattaacacagtaaaaatctaaaacaaaaaacctgaactgaagtgacaacgccgccaaaatttgctgaaggtgtcgttgtcgcctacaaaaatatacaagacaaaacacacaaaacacacatattagtagaacaaaaatttacacaacgaaaatctaaaaccaaacctccgactggtccccggcaacgacaccaaaatttgatacgactgtcgcggtcatacaaatttgatgtgcacgaaataatgcagtataagcaggaagtgactcctaggtcgtctctcaaggaccaatttatgGTTCAATCTCAGAtcaaacacgaagtggggggtgTTTTTGTGTTATTGTTTGGATGCGGAAAAATAAATACTGAAAGGAGTAAAATTAACAGACTGTAAAAATAAAGCTGAGAAACAACTGAATAAAGTTTTTGTAAACgtaatttgaaaatgaaattttgacaattaaaattaaaacacagTGGAAATTACcattaacttaaattaaaatccAATACAtagaaactataaaattaaacaaatccTAAACCTCCCCAACGGGGAGGAGGAAAAAATGAGCTGCAGAAAATAAAACACCCGTGGTTGTCTTCCTAAAATTCTAACTGAAAACTAATCTGCTGCTGCTTGCATTTTATAGCCAAAACTATGGCCAAACTCCCGAATCCCCTCCTTCATTTCTGCCAACTTGCCACCCAGCTTTTACGGTTTCCCTTGTCCGGTTTGGAGTTCCATTTTGTCTCTAGTATTTTTCTGTATGTGccaaaataaacaaaagggGCTGGTCTAGTTTTGTAGTGTCTGTGGACTTTGCTTCCCCTATGGATGTTGCCAACTTCTTTAAACGGTGGTGCCCACACTCCAAGCTGATTGTCCGTTTGCAGCTGTGTTTGTTGGACGGTAGAGCACCTCCTTTCTCTAGGTCCAAATGATCTGTGTGTACTCTTCTTTCCATTCTTCTCTTTTGCTTGGACCGTGGAAGTGCAGCTCTTCACGTGTGCACCATTCCAGCCGTGACAGCATTTccatcttctcttctcttctccaaGTGTTGCTGTTGTACCGTGAAGTGCTCCTTGCTTCGAACTCATTCTCTATGTCCGAGAATCAtcttaaaagaagaaataaaaaccaTGCATTCCACTGGAACGAATTTCTGGACTAAAGCTTCACCCCCTTCCATCACCGTGGTGCTTCTTCAAAGGAGATTGGAAGAGCTTCCAACGCTGCCGTAGCTGCTTCAACACGTACCCATTCCAGCTCCTTCTTCCGTGCATCAGTTTGGACGTCCTTCTCCCAGCTGTAACAGCATGTGAAGCTGCTGCATGTGTTGGACCAGACCGTGGagcatctccttttctttgctACAGGATGGCTACGTGAATCAGTTGAGAAAATGAGGTTTGCTGCCCACGTGAACTCCTCTCCTTGTGCTGTGACCGAGAAGTGTTTCTGCTGGACCAAAgagtatgtttttcttttggtgGTGGCTGCTCTGTGTGTTCTCTGCTGCCATGGTGAAAATGACTGGATGTGCTGCTGGACGTCAACCATCGTGCTCCCTCCAAGCAACCAATCAACTCTTCTCCTAACTTCCAAAATTAAACCAGTAACAGCTGTGACTTTCTCCTCTCCGGTGGTGGCTTCAAGCTACTGTACCGAGAGCTCCTTCATGGTTTGCTTCTTCTTCCAGCTGAAATAAAACCGTGCACACCATCCCTTTTCTCCGTGAATATGCTTCTCTCTTCCAAAGAAAAGATCATTTTCTAAGTGGTGGATGGACCATAAACTGTGAGCTTCtatcaattgaaaaattaaaagcaaaagcTTGAAGTGAAAGAGCATGGAGAGTTGAAAGAAAATCTGCACCAAAACTTTTCCATGTGGGCCGTGACACCACCTTCATAATACTAGTTTAATCAAATTCAGCACTTTCATTCTTTTGAACTCCTCTCACCGTGATATGTTCCCAAGGCATCAACTAAATGCCAAAATAAAACCTTGAATGGAGAATAAAACCGTGAGTGGTGGCCCCCTCCATTTTGCTTCTTAAAAATCAAGAATTGATGAGATAGTTTTCCACTTTTCACGTACACCTCTTTGAAAGCTTAGATTAGAATCAATTCCGTGGACCACTTTTTGTAGAATTTTCTCCAACGTTTTCTTCTTTAAAGTCCATGTGCTTCCACTTAAAATGAGTCACAGAATGAGTTTAATTTTCCACTAATCAACACACAAATTAAATCAATGCAGTGTAGCTTCTTCCATCAGAGTgtgtaaatgaatatttttccagttgtcctaaaatatttacagaattttccctgcactcaataatgtaaataattagtctcagataattcaaattaattaaaataagaatttctgatcggattaagctcaattcagtaaaatgggaaaatattggacaattatgcacaattctctaattaaatctagtacaataaactaagcgAAGTGAAGAAATTATTGATTCATCAATGGGACGTTATTGTCGATGTTTGAACGTCAAATGGTGTGTACTTCGACATTAccttcaatgttttttttttcgatttgaTTGGGTTTAGCTCATTCAACCAAACCTGAAATACAGAAACCAGAttttcaattcatatatattcacagaattaattaatttaaaccatgttatcatcaattcatcaattccaattaaatagtaaaactaaaagacgctaatgttatcatcaaaactttaaaGAACCCAGCTTttcattcatctattcacagtattcatctattcacaataaTCTATTAACAGTTTAAAAGCTGCACAAGTAAGAAAATGCTActatcatgaaaggaaaaacctaaagctatagctatttaaaatgtttattcaaatatcctgCCCATTCCTCCCTTATCGTCGTTATTACTGAATTGGACAATGGAGAGGTAGTGTTGAACCACTGCATAATCAaggaaactttactattatattcattttaatgtcaaaagtttattgatatttgtaagattttcaaatgtaaatttttacctCAGTCCATTCCCCTCTGATTTCTGCTCGGGTGATTGCCTtcatccatgacatgatgtagtaACCACATGCCCAGGAATCATTCTGCTTATTACACTAAACAAgtgaaagaacttagtcaaatgtaatggtttaaatttgacaacgaaaattaaaggttaaagataaacgaattccaaccttaggatagataatttcaagttgttgtcctctggtcctaatcacaactctaaacaaatttgaaacattagaaacataagttaatatattaatatcataatgagttgataagaatgaatgtaatacttacgttTGTATCAAGGACTTCAACTCCGCTTTAATCTTCCTATGAAGAAAgcaaaaccatacaacttgttcttttttggaatgatcaccATGAGTTGCCAATGGCCCTGTCATGTACCAACAACTAGTGAGttagtttattgattaaaatttgataaaagttgacaatattgGGAAACACATACGCATCAATGTATGGCGCGATATATATCTCTCTGTTAGACTCAGTCATTCATATTTGAATATATGCTTTTTTGGAATCTAAAGTGTTTCCagatggttgaatggtctgagatTCAAGAAAGCCATAAATTGACGCTCGACCTGATTCAACTATGATGGTGTCCATGTACTTGtaagaataaagttaagtatatttattaaaaagtaataatactaatatacaaattggaaaataaaaaataaaaaacttacatgcacatagttgtatgcatgaaatGCTGAGCATTTTTTCTCCACCAATGATCTCATAAGCATCatcgaaattaatataaaatggaaCATGGCACTCGAGGCCAAATGTTCTTAACTCCCACAACAACTCTATCGGtccttttctcaacttatttaatcTGGAGGTCAATATGGATATAGCATCATGGTCTTCTGCTTCCTCACAAGCCTCGTTCACAGGTTGAGCAATTGGTTGTTTCTCAGGACGGTAGACCTGCAACTCACATTTACCAAAGTTAGGAAtcgtttaattataacttgaagatttaagataataaaaaaaagaatataataccGCTGGTGGGCCAAAATATGGCATGATCATAGCCTTAGGCCAAGCTATGAATGTGCCTAAGGCCTCCCCCACGAATTGGATTTCAGATGTAGGCAATGGCACTCGAGCCTGGGGTCTCTTGGATCATTAATCATTACCCGCGCGTGAGTGGGCAATAAAGGAGCACCATGAATGGTCTGGCCTCTTGCAATCTGTCGTCCCACGGCCACTACGCACGGAGGATTCTcatcaaccaaaaactcatacAGAATATTGTAATCAGTACGATCTATAGTAGAGCATGAGCCTTTGGTGCTCACACAAGGTGTAGTAGGATCATCTGTAGGGGCGTCCTCCTGCTGTGATTGTTGTTATTGctctttttgttgttgttgttgttgttgggtgatcatcgcaaGTTTTTCTTCGAGCATTCTGAAGCGTTCACCCATGCTTTCCTCTAATTCGACTTGCACCTGTTGCCTGATGCTACTATCCATTTCCTGAGTCACGACTTCTGTGCTTCTTggtttagggccaaagtagtccctcAATCCAACAGCTCCTCCAACACCACGCACACGACCTAGACGGTCTATCCGACCTGTGGCTGCTACTAGGAGGTCCTCCCTACCTTGTGCCACAAATGTGCCTTGACTCTGTTGGTCAACCAAGTCATCCTGCATATCATAATGAAGCTAGAcacattaaaaagtttattacataattttttatgaactatGGTAATCAGTTAAAAGTTTCCACTTACAATTCTTTGGGATATCTCCTGAGCAGACTGGGATGTAAACTGGCCATTGGACTTTGTCCGTGTAACCTTCCACAATTCATGTCTAGCTGGTGGAGGTGCTAGATCAGTTGACTTAAGACCTAACTCCTCAGCGCgacgttttctctctttttttctctaataacgcATAACCACCACGTGACAATACGTGTGGTGTATCATTAAGCTTCTGCCTCTACTGGGCGGCTATCCTTTTCacctatgaaaaaatgaaaatcattaagcataaatcataaattaacatcttgtgtgactagagcaaaatattaaaaaacatacctgCCACTCAGGAGTAAGTCTAGATTCTTTAAACTACACCCACTCCTTctcagttattttatattttgtacaaggagtTTCGTTCTGTTTAGAGCCAAAGACGTATTCACGTGTCATTCTAATCTTGAAGTCCCTCCACCGGACTGCAATGTGGgataaaatcttcttccttatcctctcaTCATTAGAGATATTCCAATTTTcctgttaaaaacaaaattaatgttaaagcatgatcaacaaaaataagtcaatgatAGAAGTAAAGcatcttaaacataccaaaatatccTGCCATAGTAGATTTTTGTCAACCTGTGGGACATCATCCCAACAAGTAGCGACAATAGGGACATGTGTTTTTGCCATCACGCCCAAGTAACTTTTGAATGATGTTGCATGTGCCCCAATAGGCACAAATGTTCGGGGATCAAACTCCACCTTCACTGGTTTCTCATTAACCCGACGGGATGTGACATCAGGCATTCGAGTCACAGATCTTCCCCTTCCTCCTGTCGGACCTGATCCAGAGCTCGTCATACCTGTTTACAAAGTGTTAGTAGATTATATTTAGAACagacaaaataaatacaatgtacaagtaattaaaacaatgcTAAGACACCTATTTATCCCAtatgccttcgttgtgatcacaTCCAGTTGCATGTATTTCATCGAGTACATCATCGaccttattttcaatggttcttgatgagaaggagcttgtctcaagtatatctatAGAGTCTTTATCATCAGTTGTGTGCATGGCTCTACCTTCCAataccactgaccatttatgattCACTGGGTCAGTgacatagaatatttgtcttgcttgactagccataataaatggttcatctatgtaactcattttgttaagaTCCACCAAAGTGAATCTGAGGTCTTCTGTCACCACACCAGAATTActgtcaacccatttacacttgaaaactagAACTCTAAAAGGGACATAATTAATTTCccaaatttcttgtattattccaaaataactgattGATGTTGTAATTGGATTCTTATCCTTGGAACTAGAAAAGTGtacagcctcagcttgtagggtaactcaactattttgaactctacttttatcgtcttcctcctttgaatagaacaagtaattgtttatgtaatagTCGCCGAAAGTGATCACATCAGTGTTAGGTCCACAAGCTAGTCTCAAtagattttcagaaacattcaaagtcgcataaatctttttcttaaaccaagctAAAAAGGATTTGTTATGTTCATTAAGTGTCCACTTTTCACTCATACGTAGATGTGCTGacttaatttcatcaatgtgttgtgaaatgtaaggaataacatcctctgtgttgtttaaaatgtacaaatgtGCTTGATTAACATCTTTTCCACTAACACTTTCAATCCTTACTCCACGAACTCCCTTTCCTTCACGTATGTTGTCATGTATTTTCTTTGGAAGTCCTATTGGgtcacaacttggcatataacttgagcagaattcaatggcttcctCTACAATGTAGCGGTCTATAATCGAAGCTTCCAGtctcaattgattcttaacatatccctttaagatcttcatgtatctttcaaccaGGTACATCCACCTCAAGAAAACCGGCCCGCATATTCGAATCTCTCTCACTAGatggacaatcaaatgaaccatgatatcaaaaaatgagggtgggaaatacatttccaattggCACAATAGTCTGATGGCCTCATTTTGAAAATCATCGAACTATCgaggatcaacaactttcttgcaaatggcattgaaaaacaaactcaaacgtgTGAGAATACCTCTAACAGAGGCAGGTAATATGGCTCGAATAGCTACTGGTaaaagttgttgcattaagacatgacaatcgtgagactttaaaccaaccaaCTTCAAATCTTTCATAGAAACAAGGCTACTAATATTCGGTGAATAACCTTatggaaccttcacactatgtaaacattgacaaaatatttgtttttctttttttcaaagaGTGTGACAAGCTGGAGGAAGATAGATGTGTCTTCCTATGGATTGCGGATGTAACTCAgaacggattcccatgtcaaccAAGTCTTATCGTGCTTTCACttcatcttttgtctttcctttaatgtttagtaaagtcccaacaacactatcacatacatttttttcaacatgcatcacgTCTATGCAGTGTcgcacatcaagtttacaccaatatggaagattaaagaatattgatcgctttttccaaatgtttttctcaacggtcttctttttatgttttccgaaGACAACATCAATGTTCCTCACCTGGTCGTATACTTCTTCCCTGTTACGTGGTCTGCACACTACATCAACCTCAAGACTTCCATTAAacgcttttttcaatctacggtcAGGGTGATTTCGAGGAAGGAATCTTCGGTGTGTTGTGTACACAGTTTTCTGCCCATGCTTTAGTTGAAGATAGCtagtattttcttcacaaatcggacatgcaaaatgacctttaccactgtaaccactcaagttcccatatgctgggaaatgatttatggtgcaaaacaacattgcacgcaaacgaaaCTTTTCTTCTGAATATGAATCGAAGACCTCGAAGCCTTCTTtccacaacatttttaaatcatcaattaaCAGTTTTAG harbors:
- the LOC128193993 gene encoding uncharacterized protein LOC128193993, which codes for MSTYFNFVNSAYSADTSNYESPFVWCSDYNSANFCNENNIAHPLVRGVHDDVAQSLLNFESKLDGKIDSLAKLVTQLTTNRRSASPSASIARLCAICLSSNHYTDACPSLQHLVASDAPQAYSTNIYNRQQKQQQQQQMQFYDASFQITPQPSTSEPTLKELMEQMTMQSIQFEQIQQETQASMKNLSDQVRQMATLAPEETADEYFEDHAEISSNFKPEKILEIF